A part of Antechinus flavipes isolate AdamAnt ecotype Samford, QLD, Australia chromosome 6, AdamAnt_v2, whole genome shotgun sequence genomic DNA contains:
- the MADD gene encoding MAP kinase-activating death domain protein isoform X8, which produces MVQKKKICPRLLDYLVIIGARQPSSDSVAQTPELLRRYPLEDYPEFPLPPDVVFFCQPEGCLSVRQRRMSLRDDTSFVFTLTDKDTGVTRYGICVNFYRSFQKRMPKEKGDGGPGHRAKEATKAAPAPEEASAEKSEGGPSLQPPSSDSTPDGNQSPRGKRRAKGGSRSRNSTLTSLCVLSHYPFFTTFRECLYTLKRLVDCCSERLLGKKLAIPRGVQRDTMWRIFTGSLLVEEKSSALLHDLREIEAWIYRLLRSPVPISGQKRVDIEVLPQELQPALTFALPDPSRFSLVDFPLHLPLELLGVDACLQVLSCILLEHKVVLQSRDYNALSMSVMAFVAMIYPLEYMFPVIPLLPTCMASAEQLLLAPTPYIIGVPASFFLYKLDFKMPDDVWLVDLDSNRVIAPTNAEVLPVLPEPESLELKKHLKQALASMSLNTQPILNLEKFHEGQEIPLLLGRPPSDLQSTPSTEFNPLIYGNDVDSVDVATRVAMVRFFNSPNVLQGFQMHTRTLRLFPRPVVAFQAGSFLASRPRQTPFAEKLARTQAVEYFGEWILNPTNYAFQRIHNNMFDPALIGDKPKWYAHQLQPIYYRVYDSNSQLAEALSVPPEQDSDSDPTDDSGSDSVDYDDSSSSYSSLGDFVSEMMKCDINGDTPNVDPLTHAALGDASEVAFDELQGNQGDLEEPGPDSENSQDNPQPRSSSSTTASSSPSTIIHGANAESADFTEVEDKTATGFSNPLRALPPSFGKLSLDKREAESGGPPEGLGRRRDYDNPYFEPQYGFPTEEDEDEDEQEESYTPRFQQNLNGSRAQKLLRPNSLKLASDSDAESDSRASSPNSTVSNNSSNEGFGGIMSFASSLYRNHSTSFSLSNLALPTKGARDKTTPFPSLKVFGLNTLMEIVTEAGPGSGEGSRRALVDQKSSVIKHSPTVKRESPSPQGRASNSSENQQFLKEVVHSVLDGQGVGWLSVKKVRRLLESEQLRGFVLSKLNRLAPPEDGAPQETIPDVEISRKVYKGMLDLLKCMVLSLEQSYANAGLGGMASTFGLLEIAQTHYYSKEPDKRKRSPTDGVNTPVGKDPGLAGRGDPKAMAQLRVPQLGPRAPSATGKGPKELDTRSLKEENFVASIELWNKHQEVKKQKALDKQRPEGIKPVFDLGETDEKKSQISADSGVSLLSGSQRSDLESTIGAGPAVMIRSTSQDSEVSTVVSNSSGETLGADSDLSSNAGDGPGGDGSAHLAGLRGTVSDSEIETTSASGAIFGKTHSLKPSTKEKAVGSPIRPFEDVSQRVYLYEGLLGKERSTLWDQMQFWEDAFLDAVMLEREGMGMDQGPQEMIDRYLSLGEHDRKRLEDDEDRLLATLLNNLISYMLLMKVNKNDIRKKVRRLMGKSHIGLVYGQQINEVLDQLASLNGRDVSLQPSGSRHIKKQTFVVHAGTDTSGDIFFMEVCDDCVVLRSSIGTVSERWWYEKLINMTYCPKTKVLCLWRRNGPETQLNKFYTKKCRELYYCVKDSMERAAARQHSAKPGPELGGEFPVQDMRTGEGGLLQVTLEGINLKFMHSQVFIELNHIKKCNTVRGVFVLEEFVPETKEVVSHKYKTPMAHEICYSVLCLFSYVAAARSKEAESRNKPPRPVSS; this is translated from the exons ATGGTACAGAAGAAGAAGATTTGCCCTCGGTTACTGGACTACCTAGTGATCATTGGGGCCAG GCAACCAAGCAGCGACAGCGTGGCCCAGACCCCAGAGTTGCTCCGACGCTACCCTTTGGAGGACTACCCTGAATTCCCCCTCCCTCCGGACGTGGTGTTCTTCTGCCAGCCGGAGGGATGCCTGAGTGTGCGGCAGCGGCGCATGAGCCTGCGGGATGACACTTCCTTTGTCTTCACCCTCACTGACAAGGACACTGGGGTCACGCGCTATGGCATCTGTGTCAACTTCTACCGCTCCTTCCAGAAGCGAATGCCCAAAGAAAAGGGGGATGGTGGCCCCGGACACCGTGCAAAGGAAGCTACCAAGGCTGCTCCCGCTCCAGAGGAGGCAAGCGCAGAGAAGTCGGAGGGTGGCCCTTCCTTGCAGCCCCCCAGTTCTGACTCGACCCCTGATGGGAACCAGTCTCCCCGGGGCAAACGCCGGGCAAAGGGGGGAAGCCGTTCCCGCAACAGCACCCTGACATCCCTGTGCGTGCTCAGCCATTATCCTTTCTTCACGACTTTCCGAGAGTGTCTATATACCCTCAAGCGTTTGGTGGACTGTTGCAGTGAGCGACTGCTTGGCAAGAAACTGGCCATCCCCCGAGGGGTACAGAG GGACACCATGTGGCGCATCTTCACGGGCTCGCTCCTGGTAGAAGAGAAATCCAGTGCCCTTCTGCATGACCTGCGTGAGATCGAAGCGTGGATCTATCGATTGTTGCGCTCTCCAGTGCCCATATCTGGCCAGAAGCGAGTGGACATTGAAGTTCTCCCCCAGGAGCTACAGCCCGCTCTGACCTTTGCCCTCCCTGACCCATCTCGATTCTCTCTGGTAGATTTCCCATTGCATCTGCCTTTGGAACTCCTGGGTGTGGACGCCTGTCTGCAGGTGTTGTCTTGCATCTTGCTGGAGCACAAG GTGGTGTTACAATCGCGAGACTACAACGCACTCTCCATGTCTGTGATGGCATTTGTAGCAATGATCTATCCCCTGGAGTATATGTTTCCTGTTATTCCCTTGCTTCCTACTTGCATGGCGTCTGCAGAGCAG TTGCTTCTGGCTCCTACTCCTTATATTATTGGGGTCCCTGCCAGCTTCTTCCTCTACAAACTAGACTTCAAGATGCCAGATGATGTTTGGCTGGTGGATCTGGACAGCAACCGG GTGATCGCACCAACTAATGCAGAGGTGTTGCCCGTCCTGCCAGAGCCCGAATCCTTAGAACTGAAAAAGCACTTGAAGCAG GCACTGGCCAGCATGAGTCTGAATACTCAGCCTATCCTCAACTTGGAGAAGTTCCATGAGGGCCAAGAGATCCCACTACTCTTGGGAAGACCACCCAGTGATTTGCAATCCACACCTTCCACTGAATTCAATCCCCTCATCTATGGCAATGATGTAGATTCAGTGGATGTGGCTACCAG GGTGGCCATGGTGAGATTCTTCAACTCCCCCAATGTGCTTCAGGGTTTCCAGATGCACACACGCACTCTGCGTCTCTTTCCCCGACCTGTGGTAGCTTTCCAAGCTGGCTCCTTTCTAGCCTCACGTCCCCGACAGACCCCCTTTGCTGAGAAATTGGCCAGGACCCAAGCCGTGGAGTACTTTGGTGAATGGATCCTCAACCCCACCAACTATGCTTTCCAGCGAATCCACAACA ACATGTTCGACCCGGCCCTGATTGGCGACAAGCCCAAGTGGTACGCCCACCAGCTGCAGCCGATCTATTACCGTGTCTATGACAGTAACTCCCAGCTGGCCGAGGCCCTGAGCGTGCCGCCCGAGCAGGACTCTGACTCTGACCCAACTGACGACAG TGGCAGTGACAGTGTGGATTACGATGATTCAAGCTCTTCCTACTCATCCCTTGGTGACTTTGTTAGTGAGATGATGAAATGTGATATCAACGGTGACACACCTA ATGTGGATCCACTAACACATGCAGCACTGGGTGACGCCAGCGAGGTGGCATTTGATGAGCTGCAGGGAAACCAGGGAGATTTGGAGGAACCCGGCCCAGACAGCGAGAATTCCCAGGACAACCCCCAGCCTCGTTCCAGCTCCAGCACGACGGCCAGCAGCAGCCCCAGTACCATCATTCACGGAGCCAATGCT GAATCTGCCGATTTTACCGAGGTGGAGGACAAGACAGCGACAGGATTCTCCAACCCCCTCCGTGCTTTGCCTCCCAGTTTTGGCAAATTAAGTTTGGATAAGCGTGAGGCAGAGAGTGGGGGCCCCCCAGAGGGATTGGGGCGCAGGCGCGACTATGACAATCCATACTTTGAACCTCAGTATGGATTTCCCACtgaggaagatgaagatgaagatgagcAGGAGGAGAGTTATACCCCACGATTTCAACAAAACCTCAATGGCAGTAG GGCTCAAAAACTGCTGCGACCCAATAGCCTCAAGCTGGCAAGCGATTCAGATGCAGAGTCGGACTCTCGGGCAAGTTCTCCCAACTCCACCGTCTCCAACAACAGCAGCAATGAGGGCTTCGGGGGCATCATGTCTTTTGCCA GCAGCCTCTACCGGAACCACAGcaccagcttcagcctctcaAACCTTGCGCTGCCCACCAAAGGGGCCAGAGACAAAACAACACCCTTCCCTAGTCTCAAAG TATTTGGGCTAAATACTCTAATGGAGATTGTTACTGAAGCCGGCCCCGGGAGCGGTGAAG GAAGCCGGCGAGCCTTGGTGGACCAGAAGTCCTCGGTCATCAAGCACAGCCCCACAGTGAAGAGAGAGTCTCCATCTCCTCAGGGACGAGCCAGCAATTCCAG CGAGAACCAGCAGTTCCTGAAAGAGGTGGTGCACAGTGTTCTGGACGGCCAGGGAGTGGGCTGGCTCAGCGTGAAGAAGGTGAGGAGGCTGCTGGAGAGCGAGCAGCTCCGAGGCTTTGTCCTGAGCAAGCTGAACCGCCTGGCGCCCCCCGAGGATGGCGCCCCCCAGGAGACGATCCCCGATGTG GAGATAAGCCGCAAGGTCTACAAGGGGATGCTGGACCTTCTCAAGTGCATGGTGCTGAGCCTGGAGCAGTCCTACGCCAACGCCGGCCTGGGCGGCATGGCCAGCACCTTCGGCCTTCTGGAGATTGCCCAGACCCATTACTATAGCAAAG AGCCTGACAAACGGAAGAGAAGTCCCACAGATGGTGTGAACACCCCGGTTGGCAAGGATCCAGGCCTGGCTGGGAGAGGCGACCCAAAGGCCATGGCACAGCTGAGGGTTCCCCAGTTGGGACCACGGGCACCGAGTGCCACGGGAAAGGGCCCCAAGGAGCTGGACACCAGGAGCCTAAAGGAAGAGAATTTTGTGGCTTCCATTG AGTTGTGGAACAAGCACCAggaagtgaaaaaacaaaaagctttggACAAACAGA GGCCTGAAGGAATTAAACCTGTCTTTGACCTTGGTGAGACAGATGAGAAAAAGTCCCAGATCAGTGCAGACAGCGGAGTGAGCCTGCTGTCCGGTTCGCAG AGAAGTGACCTGGAATCTACCATTGGCGCAGGCCCCGCAGTTATGATCCGAAGCACAAGCCAGGATTCTGAAGTTAGCACTGTG GTGAGTAACAGTTCTGGAGAAACATTGGGAGCAGACAGTGATCTGAGCAGCAATGCAGGTGACGGACCAGGTGGTGATGGCAGTGCCCACTTGGCAGGACTTCGTGGCACTGTGTCTGACAGCGAAATTGAGACCACTTCTGCCTCGGGAGCCATCTTT GGCAAAACCCACAGTCTGAAGCCAAGTACAAAGGAGAAAGCAGTGGGCAGCCCCATCCGTCCTTTTGAAGATGTGAGCCAGCGTGTCTACCTCTATGAGGGACTCCTAG GTAAAGAACGTTCTACCCTGTGGGACCAGATGCAGTTCTGGGAAGATGCCTTCCTGGATGCTGTGATGTTGGAGAGAGAAGGGATGGGCATGGATCAGGGACCCCAGGAAATGATCGACAG GTATCTGTCCCTGGGAGAACATGACCGCAAGCGCCTGGAGGATGATGAAGATAGATTGCTGGCCACACTCCTGAACAATCTCATCTCCTATATGCTTCTGATGAAG GTGAACAAGAATGACATCCGGAAGAAGGTGAGACGCCTGATGGGGAAATCTCATATTGGGCTTGTTTATGGCCAGCAGATAAATGAAGTGTTGGATCAGTTGGCCAGCCTG AATGGGCGGGACGTGTCTCTGCAGCCGAGCGGCAGCCGTCACATCAAGAAGCAGACCTTTGTGGTGCATGCAGGGACGGACACCAGTGGGGATATCTTCTTCATGGAG GTGTGCGACGACTGCGTGGTCTTGCGTAGCAGCATCGGGACGGTGTCTGAGCGCTGGTGGTATGAGAAGCTCATCAACATGACCTACTGCCCCAAGACCAAGGTGCTGTGTCTGTGGAGACGGAACGGACCCGAGACGCAGCTGAACAAGTTCTACACCAAGAAG TGTCGGGAGCTGTACTACTGTGTGAAGGACAGCATGGAGCGAGCCGCGGCCCGACAGCACAGCGCCAAGCCAG GTCCCGAGCTGGGCGGTGAGTTCCCAGTGCAGGACATGAGGACAGGCGAGGGTGGCTTGCTTCAGGTTACGCTGGAGGGCATCAACCTTAAGTTCATGCATAGCCAG GTTTTCATAGAGCTGAATCACATTAAAAAGTGCAATACAGTCCGAGGCGTCTTTGTCCTGGAGGAATTTG
- the MADD gene encoding MAP kinase-activating death domain protein isoform X2, with protein sequence MVQKKKICPRLLDYLVIIGARQPSSDSVAQTPELLRRYPLEDYPEFPLPPDVVFFCQPEGCLSVRQRRMSLRDDTSFVFTLTDKDTGVTRYGICVNFYRSFQKRMPKEKGDGGPGHRAKEATKAAPAPEEASAEKSEGGPSLQPPSSDSTPDGNQSPRGKRRAKGGSRSRNSTLTSLCVLSHYPFFTTFRECLYTLKRLVDCCSERLLGKKLAIPRGVQRDTMWRIFTGSLLVEEKSSALLHDLREIEAWIYRLLRSPVPISGQKRVDIEVLPQELQPALTFALPDPSRFSLVDFPLHLPLELLGVDACLQVLSCILLEHKVVLQSRDYNALSMSVMAFVAMIYPLEYMFPVIPLLPTCMASAEQLLLAPTPYIIGVPASFFLYKLDFKMPDDVWLVDLDSNRVIAPTNAEVLPVLPEPESLELKKHLKQALASMSLNTQPILNLEKFHEGQEIPLLLGRPPSDLQSTPSTEFNPLIYGNDVDSVDVATRVAMVRFFNSPNVLQGFQMHTRTLRLFPRPVVAFQAGSFLASRPRQTPFAEKLARTQAVEYFGEWILNPTNYAFQRIHNNMFDPALIGDKPKWYAHQLQPIYYRVYDSNSQLAEALSVPPEQDSDSDPTDDSGSDSVDYDDSSSSYSSLGDFVSEMMKCDINGDTPNVDPLTHAALGDASEVAFDELQGNQGDLEEPGPDSENSQDNPQPRSSSSTTASSSPSTIIHGANAESADFTEVEDKTATGFSNPLRALPPSFGKLSLDKREAESGGPPEGLGRRRDYDNPYFEPQYGFPTEEDEDEDEQEESYTPRFQQNLNGSRAQKLLRPNSLKLASDSDAESDSRASSPNSTVSNNSSNEGFGGIMSFASSLYRNHSTSFSLSNLALPTKGARDKTTPFPSLKVFGLNTLMEIVTEAGPGSGEGSRRALVDQKSSVIKHSPTVKRESPSPQGRASNSSENQQFLKEVVHSVLDGQGVGWLSVKKVRRLLESEQLRGFVLSKLNRLAPPEDGAPQETIPDVEISRKVYKGMLDLLKCMVLSLEQSYANAGLGGMASTFGLLEIAQTHYYSKEPDKRKRSPTDGVNTPVGKDPGLAGRGDPKAMAQLRVPQLGPRAPSATGKGPKELDTRSLKEENFVASIELWNKHQEVKKQKALDKQRPEGIKPVFDLGETDEKKSQISADSGVSLLSGSQRSDLESTIGAGPAVMIRSTSQDSEVSTVSNSSGETLGADSDLSSNAGDGPGGDGSAHLAGLRGTVSDSEIETTSASGAIFGKTHSLKPSTKEKAVGSPIRPFEDVSQRVYLYEGLLGRDKGSMWDQLEDAAMETFSMSKERSTLWDQMQFWEDAFLDAVMLEREGMGMDQGPQEMIDRYLSLGEHDRKRLEDDEDRLLATLLNNLISYMLLMKVNKNDIRKKVRRLMGKSHIGLVYGQQINEVLDQLASLNGRDVSLQPSGSRHIKKQTFVVHAGTDTSGDIFFMEVCDDCVVLRSSIGTVSERWWYEKLINMTYCPKTKVLCLWRRNGPETQLNKFYTKKCRELYYCVKDSMERAAARQHSAKPGPELGGEFPVQDMRTGEGGLLQVTLEGINLKFMHSQVFIELNHIKKCNTVRGVFVLEEFVPETKEVVSHKYKTPMAHEICYSVLCLFSYVAAARSKEAESRNKPPRPVSS encoded by the exons ATGGTACAGAAGAAGAAGATTTGCCCTCGGTTACTGGACTACCTAGTGATCATTGGGGCCAG GCAACCAAGCAGCGACAGCGTGGCCCAGACCCCAGAGTTGCTCCGACGCTACCCTTTGGAGGACTACCCTGAATTCCCCCTCCCTCCGGACGTGGTGTTCTTCTGCCAGCCGGAGGGATGCCTGAGTGTGCGGCAGCGGCGCATGAGCCTGCGGGATGACACTTCCTTTGTCTTCACCCTCACTGACAAGGACACTGGGGTCACGCGCTATGGCATCTGTGTCAACTTCTACCGCTCCTTCCAGAAGCGAATGCCCAAAGAAAAGGGGGATGGTGGCCCCGGACACCGTGCAAAGGAAGCTACCAAGGCTGCTCCCGCTCCAGAGGAGGCAAGCGCAGAGAAGTCGGAGGGTGGCCCTTCCTTGCAGCCCCCCAGTTCTGACTCGACCCCTGATGGGAACCAGTCTCCCCGGGGCAAACGCCGGGCAAAGGGGGGAAGCCGTTCCCGCAACAGCACCCTGACATCCCTGTGCGTGCTCAGCCATTATCCTTTCTTCACGACTTTCCGAGAGTGTCTATATACCCTCAAGCGTTTGGTGGACTGTTGCAGTGAGCGACTGCTTGGCAAGAAACTGGCCATCCCCCGAGGGGTACAGAG GGACACCATGTGGCGCATCTTCACGGGCTCGCTCCTGGTAGAAGAGAAATCCAGTGCCCTTCTGCATGACCTGCGTGAGATCGAAGCGTGGATCTATCGATTGTTGCGCTCTCCAGTGCCCATATCTGGCCAGAAGCGAGTGGACATTGAAGTTCTCCCCCAGGAGCTACAGCCCGCTCTGACCTTTGCCCTCCCTGACCCATCTCGATTCTCTCTGGTAGATTTCCCATTGCATCTGCCTTTGGAACTCCTGGGTGTGGACGCCTGTCTGCAGGTGTTGTCTTGCATCTTGCTGGAGCACAAG GTGGTGTTACAATCGCGAGACTACAACGCACTCTCCATGTCTGTGATGGCATTTGTAGCAATGATCTATCCCCTGGAGTATATGTTTCCTGTTATTCCCTTGCTTCCTACTTGCATGGCGTCTGCAGAGCAG TTGCTTCTGGCTCCTACTCCTTATATTATTGGGGTCCCTGCCAGCTTCTTCCTCTACAAACTAGACTTCAAGATGCCAGATGATGTTTGGCTGGTGGATCTGGACAGCAACCGG GTGATCGCACCAACTAATGCAGAGGTGTTGCCCGTCCTGCCAGAGCCCGAATCCTTAGAACTGAAAAAGCACTTGAAGCAG GCACTGGCCAGCATGAGTCTGAATACTCAGCCTATCCTCAACTTGGAGAAGTTCCATGAGGGCCAAGAGATCCCACTACTCTTGGGAAGACCACCCAGTGATTTGCAATCCACACCTTCCACTGAATTCAATCCCCTCATCTATGGCAATGATGTAGATTCAGTGGATGTGGCTACCAG GGTGGCCATGGTGAGATTCTTCAACTCCCCCAATGTGCTTCAGGGTTTCCAGATGCACACACGCACTCTGCGTCTCTTTCCCCGACCTGTGGTAGCTTTCCAAGCTGGCTCCTTTCTAGCCTCACGTCCCCGACAGACCCCCTTTGCTGAGAAATTGGCCAGGACCCAAGCCGTGGAGTACTTTGGTGAATGGATCCTCAACCCCACCAACTATGCTTTCCAGCGAATCCACAACA ACATGTTCGACCCGGCCCTGATTGGCGACAAGCCCAAGTGGTACGCCCACCAGCTGCAGCCGATCTATTACCGTGTCTATGACAGTAACTCCCAGCTGGCCGAGGCCCTGAGCGTGCCGCCCGAGCAGGACTCTGACTCTGACCCAACTGACGACAG TGGCAGTGACAGTGTGGATTACGATGATTCAAGCTCTTCCTACTCATCCCTTGGTGACTTTGTTAGTGAGATGATGAAATGTGATATCAACGGTGACACACCTA ATGTGGATCCACTAACACATGCAGCACTGGGTGACGCCAGCGAGGTGGCATTTGATGAGCTGCAGGGAAACCAGGGAGATTTGGAGGAACCCGGCCCAGACAGCGAGAATTCCCAGGACAACCCCCAGCCTCGTTCCAGCTCCAGCACGACGGCCAGCAGCAGCCCCAGTACCATCATTCACGGAGCCAATGCT GAATCTGCCGATTTTACCGAGGTGGAGGACAAGACAGCGACAGGATTCTCCAACCCCCTCCGTGCTTTGCCTCCCAGTTTTGGCAAATTAAGTTTGGATAAGCGTGAGGCAGAGAGTGGGGGCCCCCCAGAGGGATTGGGGCGCAGGCGCGACTATGACAATCCATACTTTGAACCTCAGTATGGATTTCCCACtgaggaagatgaagatgaagatgagcAGGAGGAGAGTTATACCCCACGATTTCAACAAAACCTCAATGGCAGTAG GGCTCAAAAACTGCTGCGACCCAATAGCCTCAAGCTGGCAAGCGATTCAGATGCAGAGTCGGACTCTCGGGCAAGTTCTCCCAACTCCACCGTCTCCAACAACAGCAGCAATGAGGGCTTCGGGGGCATCATGTCTTTTGCCA GCAGCCTCTACCGGAACCACAGcaccagcttcagcctctcaAACCTTGCGCTGCCCACCAAAGGGGCCAGAGACAAAACAACACCCTTCCCTAGTCTCAAAG TATTTGGGCTAAATACTCTAATGGAGATTGTTACTGAAGCCGGCCCCGGGAGCGGTGAAG GAAGCCGGCGAGCCTTGGTGGACCAGAAGTCCTCGGTCATCAAGCACAGCCCCACAGTGAAGAGAGAGTCTCCATCTCCTCAGGGACGAGCCAGCAATTCCAG CGAGAACCAGCAGTTCCTGAAAGAGGTGGTGCACAGTGTTCTGGACGGCCAGGGAGTGGGCTGGCTCAGCGTGAAGAAGGTGAGGAGGCTGCTGGAGAGCGAGCAGCTCCGAGGCTTTGTCCTGAGCAAGCTGAACCGCCTGGCGCCCCCCGAGGATGGCGCCCCCCAGGAGACGATCCCCGATGTG GAGATAAGCCGCAAGGTCTACAAGGGGATGCTGGACCTTCTCAAGTGCATGGTGCTGAGCCTGGAGCAGTCCTACGCCAACGCCGGCCTGGGCGGCATGGCCAGCACCTTCGGCCTTCTGGAGATTGCCCAGACCCATTACTATAGCAAAG AGCCTGACAAACGGAAGAGAAGTCCCACAGATGGTGTGAACACCCCGGTTGGCAAGGATCCAGGCCTGGCTGGGAGAGGCGACCCAAAGGCCATGGCACAGCTGAGGGTTCCCCAGTTGGGACCACGGGCACCGAGTGCCACGGGAAAGGGCCCCAAGGAGCTGGACACCAGGAGCCTAAAGGAAGAGAATTTTGTGGCTTCCATTG AGTTGTGGAACAAGCACCAggaagtgaaaaaacaaaaagctttggACAAACAGA GGCCTGAAGGAATTAAACCTGTCTTTGACCTTGGTGAGACAGATGAGAAAAAGTCCCAGATCAGTGCAGACAGCGGAGTGAGCCTGCTGTCCGGTTCGCAG AGAAGTGACCTGGAATCTACCATTGGCGCAGGCCCCGCAGTTATGATCCGAAGCACAAGCCAGGATTCTGAAGTTAGCACT GTGAGTAACAGTTCTGGAGAAACATTGGGAGCAGACAGTGATCTGAGCAGCAATGCAGGTGACGGACCAGGTGGTGATGGCAGTGCCCACTTGGCAGGACTTCGTGGCACTGTGTCTGACAGCGAAATTGAGACCACTTCTGCCTCGGGAGCCATCTTT GGCAAAACCCACAGTCTGAAGCCAAGTACAAAGGAGAAAGCAGTGGGCAGCCCCATCCGTCCTTTTGAAGATGTGAGCCAGCGTGTCTACCTCTATGAGGGACTCCTAG GAAGGGACAAAGGATCCATGTGGGACCAGTTAGAGGATGCAGCTATGGAGACCTTCTCTATGA GTAAAGAACGTTCTACCCTGTGGGACCAGATGCAGTTCTGGGAAGATGCCTTCCTGGATGCTGTGATGTTGGAGAGAGAAGGGATGGGCATGGATCAGGGACCCCAGGAAATGATCGACAG GTATCTGTCCCTGGGAGAACATGACCGCAAGCGCCTGGAGGATGATGAAGATAGATTGCTGGCCACACTCCTGAACAATCTCATCTCCTATATGCTTCTGATGAAG GTGAACAAGAATGACATCCGGAAGAAGGTGAGACGCCTGATGGGGAAATCTCATATTGGGCTTGTTTATGGCCAGCAGATAAATGAAGTGTTGGATCAGTTGGCCAGCCTG AATGGGCGGGACGTGTCTCTGCAGCCGAGCGGCAGCCGTCACATCAAGAAGCAGACCTTTGTGGTGCATGCAGGGACGGACACCAGTGGGGATATCTTCTTCATGGAG GTGTGCGACGACTGCGTGGTCTTGCGTAGCAGCATCGGGACGGTGTCTGAGCGCTGGTGGTATGAGAAGCTCATCAACATGACCTACTGCCCCAAGACCAAGGTGCTGTGTCTGTGGAGACGGAACGGACCCGAGACGCAGCTGAACAAGTTCTACACCAAGAAG TGTCGGGAGCTGTACTACTGTGTGAAGGACAGCATGGAGCGAGCCGCGGCCCGACAGCACAGCGCCAAGCCAG GTCCCGAGCTGGGCGGTGAGTTCCCAGTGCAGGACATGAGGACAGGCGAGGGTGGCTTGCTTCAGGTTACGCTGGAGGGCATCAACCTTAAGTTCATGCATAGCCAG GTTTTCATAGAGCTGAATCACATTAAAAAGTGCAATACAGTCCGAGGCGTCTTTGTCCTGGAGGAATTTG